The following proteins are encoded in a genomic region of Arachis ipaensis cultivar K30076 chromosome B02, Araip1.1, whole genome shotgun sequence:
- the LOC107624438 gene encoding metal tolerance protein 1, producing MEAHSSKDAQVIQISEDHDETRNPGGSKICSEAPCGFADAGSISKDSEERSTSMRKLLIAVGLCFVFMTVEVIGGIKANSLAILTDAAHLLSDVAAFAISLFSLWAAGWEATPRQSYGFFRIEILGALVSIQMIWLLAGILVYEAIDRMVAGPREVDGFLMFLVSAFGLVVNIIMAVLLGHDHGHGHGHGHGHGHGHEHGHGHEHGQEHGHDDHGHGHGFTLSTHDHHPHHHHHTSDVHHLAHDDHTHHGDENSPKEGHHGHNHAHQDVTKPLLGEPEPEKKKRFNINVQGAYLHVLGDSIQSVGVMIGGAIIWYKPEWQIVDLICTLIFSVIVLGTTINMLRNILEVLMESTPREIDATKLESGLLEMEEVVAVHELHIWAITVGKILLACHVKIRPDADADMVLDKVIDYIKRVHNISHVTIQIER from the coding sequence ATGGAAGCACATAGCTCTAAGGATGCACAAGTCATTCAAATAAgtgaagatcatgatgaaacaAGGAATCCAGGAGGGAGTAAGATCTGTAGTGAAGCGCCATGTGGTTTTGCAGATGCAGGATCCATCTCTAAAGATTCTGAGGAACGATCAACTTCCATGCGAAAGCTTTTGATAGCAGTGGGCCTTTGTTTTGTTTTCATGACTGTTGAAGTAATTGGAGGGATCAAAGCCAACAGTCTTGCAATATTAACTGATGCGGCACATTTGCTTTCAGATGTTGCAGCCTTTGCCATCTCCTTATTTTCGTTATGGGCTGCTGGATGGGAAGCTACCCCCCGCCAATCGTATGGATTTTTTAGAATAGAGATTCTTGGAGCTTTGGTTTCCATCCAAATGATATGGTTGCTTGCTGGAATTCTGGTATACGAAGCAATCGACAGAATGGTAGCTGGTCCTCGTGAGGTGGATGGCTTTCTAATGTTTTTAGTTTCTGCATTTGGTCTAGTGGTCAACATCATCATGGCTGTGCTATTGGGCCACGATCATGGACATGGACATGGGCATGGGCATGGGCATGGCCACGGCCACGAACACGGACACGGGCATGAACACGGGCAAGAGCATGGCCATGATGATCATGGCCATGGCCATGGATTCACCTTGTCtacacatgatcatcatcctcatcatcatcatcatacaaGTGACGTGCACCATCTTGCTCATGATGATCACACACACCATGGTGATGAAAACTCTCCAAAAGAGGGACATCATGGGCATAATCATGCTCACCAGGATGTTACTAAACCACTTCTTGGTGAACCTGAACCAGAGAAGAAGAAGCGATTTAACATAAATGTACAGGGTGCTTATCTCCATGTCCTCGGGGACTCTATCCAAAGTGTTGGTGTAATGATCGGTGGAGCAATCATATGGTATAAGCCTGAGTGGCAGATAGTTGATTTGATCTGTACTCTAATCTTTTCGGTAATTGTTCTGGGGACGACTATCAATATGCTTCGAAACATATTGGAGGTACTGATGGAGAGCACACCGCGAGAGATCGATGCTACTAAGCTGGAAAGTGGGCTGCTGGAGATGGAAGAAGTAGTGGCTGTTCATGAGCTGCATATATGGGCCATAACCGTCGGTAAAATCTTGCTAGCTTGCCATGTTAAAATCAGACCCGACGCCGATGCAGACATGGTCCTAGACAAGGTTATTGACTACATCAAAAGGGTCCATAACATCAGCCATGTTACAATACAGATAGAGCGTTAG